In Silene latifolia isolate original U9 population chromosome 3, ASM4854445v1, whole genome shotgun sequence, a single window of DNA contains:
- the LOC141646829 gene encoding nuclear pore complex protein NUP214, which produces MAELSDSPKTLQITPIEGEHVETDDYFFCKVGAAIPLTSDDDVFDTDAVPSKPLVLSPRFGLVFAAHSTGFCVAKTKDVYDATKEIKVNGSGSTVKELSIVDVDIGRVSILCLSDDSSCVSAVVGNEIHFFAVDSLLNKDQKPMFSCSVEANHVKDMLWIKDTEQSFIVLTDKGKVHLGAINKPLTTVMDEVDAVEKSLDGKCVAVGRKSNLIILSSQFKEILQIVLPMDSFIEDNSLIDTVKVDSIRWVRSDSIVVGCVQQNDVDEEENYFLQVIMSDDGKFINDCSTVTAVQFNDLFPGIVDDIVPYGCGPHLFMNYLDKCEFAFVSNRKNTDQHIMLFSWSEGDNRVSVVDIERENWLPRIELKENGDDNVLLGLCVDETSVYENVEVKVRVEEQRELRPHCLLVCLTLEGKLVLFNVASISGYQDSSQTVSSYSDNVKSIPQVPHSSLGEGSHLEKEIPKQFDTFLESHESNAKNINSERDVSVATPTNGNFDGTLNFEQDLRKEPIAKNDGQRALMGVSTSKLHENLAHSRQDTLTPFSLKDSHAQVAGFENWKAASPDMSLGQNMADTNNEAVVKTSPRVSHNILTPEGSNSYLGLSGTSTAKSSFFSPASASTKSNLSGIPLTSTNTAQNAGTFSANVGLQLSDSYNSSTLKAANHSQKTTSSSGVSEMAHSIPNSTFQSREPFVGYSSTNHSVPLMKANHQSLSSFRQQNAEKNASEQFGNVQDMANELDKLLESIEQRGGFRDSCKIAHSSLETLEESMRSLLERSRVFQNISEERLRETEILLDKTVQVEARKTLMEGIVRQTTDVQYLDLWDRQKLNCELDQKQQSIVILSQDLVNKIIELERHFNALELDRFGESTGANLVSRAIHCRSSTSRNNESLNAIHNSTVSQLAAAQQLSDVLSRQMDLLSVKSPPSKQVSVKKKVFETIGIPLPDDSLISPCSPLNKHPVVSSSGATHNGFKKSQSSSRSSVLESSRRRRDSLDRNWAKFEAPITTVKRMSIQNEGHNGSGLFSSVDKPFVSPLKLQDSMANHSRILSFQDKTGGGGTHGKDSDSIASSASKWVGAAPETSQLRAEQYSRSQPKQGNNISTVQDTSSSSSPLSFRAPEMKTETSYTTAVKSGSQVGYISKPGNAGGDRKPFEFQWGIENSTIQNIQSQPPSSPIQYNQMLVPSSKETKSTKLDDRNSSVDSTSKQDIQFSSASSSFGTSTGSSTFEGVGNFATSGKVFKDASKDVSQIPSSSFPVSSSPAAPMNPILSRGPLREDSRPTGSSVSFAQDSLKGTKPADKVSAATNLATSSQSSPELASSSGDKLKSEGLALSSSSTEPPKQSTYAPAEKQSTNAPTEKQSTTFNLPSMPFSGFEGTSLSKNSTTAASSVASSTAPEIQSSVFAVPSVSEGTAVGKKNFETTISQEDEMEEEAPETNQNKASDFSLGSLAGFGIGSAVSSTAPKSNPFGVSLSSMPQTTPTSSPFTVPEGQLFRPASFNLQSPVTQQSQSPTMGPTSGGFGATASTPQQSPPAASGFGQPGQVGFGGQQVLGSVLGSFGQSRQIGAGLPASNFGGSPSSGVGGFGIPSVPTGGFAGVSVKTGGFAGVSATSGGFAGIGATASGFAAAAAPGGGFAGAAPSGGGFAPAAGSGGFGGGGFGAFSNQGTGGFSAPGGGATGGVQPPSQFTQMRR; this is translated from the exons ATGGCGGAACTCTCCGATTCTCCAAAAACACTACAAATCACACCAATTGAAGGCGAACACGTCGAAACCGATGATTACTTCTTCTGTAAAGTCGGCGCCGCCATCCCTCTCACCTCAGACGACGACGTTTTCGACACCGACGCTGTTCCTTCCAAACCTTTGGTTCTCTCTCCGCGTTTCGGTCTCGTTTTCGCTGCGCATTCCACAG GATTTTGTGTAGCGAAGACGAAGGATGTTTATGATGCGACGAAGGAGATTAAGGTGAACGGAAGTGGTTCTACTGTGAAGGAGttgagtattgttgatgttgatATTGGTAGGGTTTCTATTTTGTGTTTATCGGATGATTCGTCGTGTGTTTCGGCTGTTGTTGGGAACGAAATTCATTTCTTCGCTGTTGATTCGCTTCTCAATAAG GATCAAAAACCAATGTTCTCGTGTTCCGTTGAAGCAAACCATGTGAAGGACATGTTATGGATCAAAGACACCGAACAATCCTTTATTGTCCTCACAGATAAAGGGAAAGTGCATCTTGGAGCTATAAACAAACCTTTGACAACTGTGATGGACGAGGTTGATGCAG TTGAAAAGAGTTTAGACGGTAAATGCGTTGCTGTTGGGAGAAAGAGTAATCTTATCATCCTTTCTTCACAGTTCAAGGAAATTTTGCAGATTGTACTTCCTATGGACTCATTTATTGAGGATAACAGTCTCATCGACACTGTCAAAG TGGATAGCATCAGGTGGGTTCGCTCTGATAGTATTGTAGTAGGATGCGTTCAGCAAAATGACGTCGATGAAGAGGAGAATTACTTTTTGCAAGTAATTATGAGTGATGATGGAAAATTCATTAAT GATTGTTCAACGGTCACGGCAGTGCAGTTCAACGATTTGTTTCCTGGTATTGTTGATGACATTGTGCCATATGGCTGTGGGCCACATCTATTTATGAATTATTTGGATAAATG TGAATTTGCTTTTGTGTCAAACCGAAAGAACACTGATCAGCATATTATGCTGTTTTCCTGGTCAGAAGGAGATAATCGAGTCTCCGTGGTTGATATTGAGAGAGAAAACTGGCTTCCAAGAATTGAACtaaaag AAAATGGGGATGACAACGTGCTACTCGGTCTTTGTGTTGACGAAACGTCAGTTTATGAGAATGTGGAAGTCAAGGTTAGAGTTGAGGAGCAGAGGGAGCTACGGCCACACTGCCTTCTTGTATGTCTTACCCTTGAGGGCAAACTTGTTCTGTTCAATGTTGCCAG TATTTCAGGATATCAGGATTCAAGTCAGACTGTTTCCTCCTATTCAGATAATGTGAAAAGCATCCCTCAGGTTCCCCATTCAAGCCTTGGAGAGGGTTCTCATTTAGAGAAGGAAATACCCAAACAATTTGATACATTTTTAGAGTCTCATGAATCAAATGCAAAGAATATCAACTCTGAACGTGATGTTTCTGTTGCAACTCCGACAAATGGAAACTTTGATGGCACTCTTAATTTTGAACAAGATCTGAGAAAGGAACCAATTGCTAAAAATGACGGACAGAGAGCTTTGATGGGTGTCAGCACCTCTAAGCTTCATGAAAATTTAGCACATTCTCGACAGGATACGTTAACTCCTTTCTCACTGAAGGATTCACATGCCCAGGTTGCTGGATTTGAAAATTGGAAGGCTGCTTCGCCAGACATGTCTCTGGGGCAAAACATGGCTGATACAAACAACGAAGCAGTAGTGAAGACTAGCCCTAGAGTTTCACACAATATTTTAACCCCAGAAGGTTCGAATAGTTATCTAGGTTTGTCAGGCACTTCTACTGCAAAATCTTCCTTTTTTTCACCAGCTTCCGCTTCTACCAAAAGCAATTTGTCTGGTATACCTCTCACTTCAACCAACACTGCACAGAATGCTGGAACCTTTTCCGCAAATGTTGGTTTGCAGTTATCTGATTCGTATAATTCGTCAACTTTAAAAGCCGCAAACCACAGCCAGAAAACAACGAGTTCCAGCGGTGTCTCTGAAATGGCTCATAGTATCCCTAACTCAACTTTTCAGTCAAGAGAACCTTTTGTAGGTTACAGCTCTACAAATCATAGTGTGCCGCTGATGAAGGCGAACCATCAGAGTCTTTCTTCTTTCCGTCAGCAAAACGCTGAGAAAAATGCTTCTGAGCAATTTGGCAAT GTTCAAGACATGGCAAATGAGTTGGACAAACTTTTAGAATCCATAGAACAAAGAGGAGGTTTCAGGGATAGCTGCAAAATCGCTCACAGCTCACTAGAAACCTTAGAGGAGAGCATGCGGAGTTTGTTGGAGAGAAGCCGAGTGTTCCAG AATATTTCAGAGGAACGGCTTAGAGAGACTGAAATTCTGCTTGATAAGACTGTACAAG TTGAGGCGAGGAAAACACTCATGGAAGGAATTGTCAGGCAAACCACCGATGTACAATATCTTGACCTTTGGGACCGTCAAAAGTTAAATTGTGAACTTGATCAGAAGCAACAGTCGATAGTAATCCTAAGTCAG GATCTTGTTAACAAGATTATTGAATTAGAAAGGCATTTTAATGCGCTTGAGCTCGATCGTTTTGGAGAAAGCACAGGAGCAAATTTGGTTTCCCGTGCCATTCATTGTAGATCGTCCACATCAAG GAACAATGAATCATTGAATGCTATTCATAATTCAACTGTATCTCAATTAGCTGCTGCACAACAACTCTCTGACGTACTATCAAGACAAATGGATTTATTAAGTGTCAAGTCACCTCCCTCTAAGCAAGTCAGTGTCAAAAAGAAAGTTTTTGAGACTATTGGGATACCTCTCCCAGATGACAGCCtcatttctccttgctccccGCTGAACAAACACCCTGTAGTTTCTAGTTCGGGTGCAACACATAATGGATTTAAGAAGAGTCAATCAAGTAGTCGGAGCAGTGTACTTGAATcttcaagaagaagaagagattcACTTGACAGG AATTGGGCAAAATTTGAAGCTCCTATAACCACGGTGAAAAGGATGTCGATTCAGAATGAAGGGCACAATGGTAGTGGTTTGTTCTCTTCTGTGGATAAGCCATTTGTTAGTCCTTTAAAACTACAAGACTCAATGGCTAACCATTCCAGGATTCTTAGTTTTCAAGACAAAACTG GAGGCGGTGGCACCCATGGGAAGGACTCTGATTCTATTGCCTCGTCCGCTTCTAAGTGGGTAGGAGCTGCTCCTGAAACTTCACAGCTTCGAGCAGAGCAATACTCCAGGTCGCAGCCCAAACAGGGTAATAATATTTCAACTGTCCAAGACACATCTTCTTCGTCATCACCATTATCATTTAGGGCTCCAGAAATGAAGACGGAAACCAGTTACACCACTGCTGTAAAGTCAGGATCCCAAGTAGGGTATATCAGCAAGCCTGGTAATGCCGGAGGTGATCGAAAGCCTTTTGAATTCCAATGGGGCATCGAAAACTCAACCATCCAAAATATTCAGTCACAACCGCCCTCATCACCAATACAATACAATCAGATGCTAGTTCCTTCTAGCAAAGAGACAAAATCAACAAAGCTTGATGATAGAAACTCATCAGTTGATTCGACTAGTAAACAAGATATTCAATTCTCATCCGCGTCAAGTTCTTTTGGCACTTCCACCGGGTCTTCCACATTTGAAGGTGTCGGCAACTTTGCAACCAGTGGAAAGGTGTTTAAAGATGCTAGTAAAGACGTCTCACAAATTCCGTCATCATCCTTTCCGGTGTCTTCTTCACCAGCAGCACCAATGAATCCCATTTTGTCCAGGGGTCCACTAAGAGAAGATTCCAGACCCACCGGTTCTTCTGTAAGCTTTGCTCAAGATTCCCTGAAAGGCACCAAACCTGCAGATAAAGTTAGTGCTGCGACTAATCTGGCTACCTCTTCACAGTCTTCTCCGGAGTTGGCGTCTTCTAGTGGTGATAAATTGAAGTCCGAGGGTTTGGCATTATCTTCTAGTTCGACCGAACCCCCAAAACAATCAACATATGCTCCAGCGGAAAAGCAATCTACAAATGCTCCAACAGAAAAGCAATCTACGACATTCAACTTGCCTTCAATGCCCTTCTCCGGATTTGAAGGTACAAGTCTTTCCAAAAACTCTACCACGGCCGCGTCCAGCGTGGCTTCAAGTACTGCTCCAGAAATTCAATCTTCGGTATTCGCTGTTCCCTCCGTCTCTGAAGGTACCGCTGTTGGGAAAAAGAATTTTGAAACTACCATATCCCAAGAGGATGAAATGGAAGAAGAAGCGCCTGAGACAAACCAAAATAAGGCCTCTGATTTTTCACTAGGAAGCCTTGCTGGGTTTGGGATAGGATCAGCTGTCAGCTCTACAGCTCCCAAATCTAATCCATTTGGTGTTTCACTTTCTAGTATGCCTCAAACTACGCCAACATCATCTCCTTTCACGGTTCCTGAGGGACAGTTATTTCGTCCAGCATCTTTCAATTTACAGTCTCCGGTTACCCAACAATCGCAATCTCCAACTATGGGACCCACATCTGGTGGGTTTGGTGCTACTGCTTCTACTCCTCAGCAGTCTCCTCCTGCTGCAAGTGGGTTTGGCCAACCGGGGCAAGTTGGCTTTGGAGGACAACAAGTTTTGGGCTCTGTTCTAGGGTCATTTGGGCAATCGAGACAAATTGGTGCCGGGTTGCCTGCCAGCAATTTTGGGGGTTCCCCGTCTTCTGGTGTTGGTGGATTTGGCATCCCCTCTGTCCCAACTGGAGGATTTGCTGGTGTTTCTGTGAAGACTGGAGGCTTTGCTGGTGTTTCCGCCACTAGTGGTGGCTTTGCAGGCATTGGTGCCACAGCCAGTGGCTTTGCCGCTGCTGCCGCTCCTGGTGGTGGTTTTGCCGGTGCTGCTCCAAGTGGAGGAGGTTTTGCTCCTGCTGCAGGTAGTGGAGGGTTTGGTG gtggtggatttggcgCCTTCAGTAACCAGGGAACAGGTGGTTTTTCTGCACCCGGCGGTGGTGCAACAGGAGGAGTACAGCCACCTTCACAATTCACACAAATGAGGCGATAG
- the LOC141646817 gene encoding GDSL esterase/lipase At2g04570-like encodes MIHKAFNCILLAKLVMLHFLAINAKVPAVIVFGDSSVDTGNNNELPTFLKSNFEPYGRDLNGGNPTGRFSNGRLPSDFISEAFGLKPIVPAFLNPNYNISDFATGVCFASAGTGYDNATSDEVSVLPLWKEVEYYKQYQQQLRLYLGEEEGMEVVEEALYLISIGTNDFLENYYARPGGRALEFSVPQYENFLISIAENFITELYYLGARKLSLGGLPPMGCLPLERTTNAMHYRECIAVYNEVAEEFNGKLENLVDKLNMELKGLRLVFSNPYDLLLEMIQKPSSFGFDYADIACCATGLVEMGYMCDKLNPFTCADAEKYVFWDAFHPTEKTNNLISAHLVKNYLTKFL; translated from the exons ATGATACATAAGGCTTTCAACTGCATCCTCTTAGCTAAACTAGTAATGCTACACTTCTTAGCCATCAATGCTAAAGTTCCTGCAGTCATCGTCTTCGGGGACTCTTCTGTCGATACAGGGAACAACAACGAGCTTCCTACATTTTTGAAGAGCAACTTTGAGCCCTATGGCCGTGATTTAAATGGCGGAAATCCAACTGGCAGGTTCTCTAATGGCCGACTTCCATCAGACTTCATTTCTGAAGCGTTTGGACTGAAACCGATAGTTCCTGCCTTCTTGAACCCCAATTATAACATCTCGGATTTTGCTACAGGCGTTTGTTTTGCTTCCGCTGGTACAGGCTATGATAATGCTACATCTGATGAAGTA TCTGTACTGCCACTGTGGAAGGAAGTAGAGTACTATAAGCAATACCAACAGCAGTTGAGGCTCTATCTGGGCGAGGAGGAAGGTATGGAAGTTGTCGAAGAGGCGTTATACTTGATAAGTATAGGAACCAATGACTTCTTAGAGAACTATTATGCGCGTCCAGGAGGACGAGCACTGGAGTTTAGTGTTCCACAGTATGAGAATTTTCTAATATCAATTGCAGAGAATTTCATCACAGAACTTTACTATCTCGGAGCTCGTAAATTGTCTCTTGGTGGCCTTCCTCCAATGGGATGTCTCCCCTTGGAAAGAACCACAAATGCAATGCATTACCGTGAATGCATAGCAGTATACAATGAGGTGGCCGAGGAATTCAACGGGAAGTTGGAAAATTTGGTGGATAAACTTAACATGGAGCTCAAGGGATTACGCCTGGTGTTCTCCAACCCGTATGACCTCCTTTTAGAGATGATTCAGAAGCCATCTTCTTTCG GATTCGACTATGCAGATATAGCATGTTGTGCAACAGGACTTGTCGAGATGGGCTACATGTGCGATAAGTTAAACCCATTTACTTGTGCAGATGCAGAGAAGTATGTATTCTGGGATGCTTTCCACCCTACTGAGAAAACAAATAACCTTATCTCAGCACATCTAGTGAAGAACTATCTAACTAAGTTCTTATGA